The Acropora muricata isolate sample 2 chromosome 5, ASM3666990v1, whole genome shotgun sequence genome includes a window with the following:
- the LOC136917856 gene encoding uncharacterized protein isoform X1: MEETNNSQRPSTTTEEEATFTGGPSYSLPCSLSNISGVLNGSQPERGNSPEIQRRPQRRDDLMEQRSPKTSNFFDENDQSKFSEDFGRCSLQSRILPLEDVRSDDSPNCYFYLFKRWIIGRDCLEHALYIFPTDKFNEVYPKVKRDEALVKHGTEFPFSEAQKFGVLHQQFEITDNVSLKFELVNGHYFSIISETQRKATLSDILSKSRERTFCGYSVPIVIKCHGAKCRRHTDQVKATIESGQRSLEIYFPVSYYEANESYWLPDSHGSVTCMPKEDRDALQSCYVDLIEKIRDVTWLSRCLYQFKILNKCDLEDIFCHSKRSDRNAAFLDILSRRGNVLDFVLKIMQGERDYQDAAALILQRRSHYGAN, encoded by the exons ATGGAGGAAACAAATAATTCACAGCGACCCTCTACAACAACAGAGGAAGAAGCAACTTTCACAGGAGGCCCGAGTTACTCGCTCCCTTGCtctctttcaaatatttctggAGTTTTAAATGGCTCTCAACCAGAGAGGGGCAATTCTCCTGAGATCCAACGACGGCCTCAGCGACGAGACGACTTAATGGAACAACGATCACCGAAAACTTCCAATTTCTTTGATGAAAATGATCAATCCAAGTTTTCCGAAGACTTTGGTCGATGTTCCCTTCAGTCTCGTATTCTGCCTCTGGAGGATGTTCGCAGCGACGATTCTCCAA ATTGTTACTTCTATCTATTCAAAAGATGGATAATAGGGAGAGATTGTCTTGAGCATGCTCTTTACATATTTCCCACTGATAAATTCAATGAG GTTTATCCAAAAGTAAAGAGAGATGAGGCTCTTGTGAAACATGGCACTGAATTCCCATTTAGTGAGGCCCAAAAGTTTGGTGTTCTCCATCAACAATTTGAAATCACAGACAATGTGAGTCTCAAGTTTGAACTGGTGAATGGTCATTACTTCTCAATCATCAGCGAAACACAG AGAAAAGCTACCCTATCAGATATTCTTTCTAAAAGCAGAGAAAGGACCTTTTGTGGATATTCCGTGCCAATTGTAATCAAATGTCACGGTGCTAAATGTCGTCGGCATACTGACCAAGTAAAGGCAACCATTGAATCTGGGCAAAGATCTCTAGAAATCTATTTCCCTGTTTCA TATTATGAAGCAAACGAGTCCTATTGGTTGCCAGATTCTCATGGATCAG tcacttgcatgCCAAAAGAGGACAGAGATGCACTACAATCATGTTATGTTGACCTGATTGAAAAGATTAGGGATGTTACCTGGTTGAGTCGGTGCCTATACCAGTTTAAAATACTTAATAAGTGTGACTTGGAAGATATTTTCTGTCACAGCAAGAGAAGTGATCGCAATGCGGCTTTCTTAGACATTCTTTCAAGAAGAGGGAATGTCTTGGATTTTGTTCTCAAAATTATGCAGGGTGAACGAGACTATCAAGATGCAGCAGCTTTGATTTTGCAAAGACGGTCACACTATGGGGCAAATTAG
- the LOC136917856 gene encoding uncharacterized protein isoform X2: MEETNNSQRPSTTTEEEATFTGGPSYSLPCSLSNISGVLNGSQPERGNSPEIQRRPQRRDDLMEQRSPKTSNFFDENDQSKFSEDFGRCSLQSRILPLEDVRSDDSPNCYFYLFKRWIIGRDCLEHALYIFPTDKFNEVYPKVKRDEALVKHGTEFPFSEAQKFGVLHQQFEITDNVSLKFELVNGHYFSIISETQRKATLSDILSKSRERTFCGYSVPIVIKCHGAKCRRHTDQVKATIESGQRSLEIYFPVSVSHFHLLLLLSTQSGMLTQAG, encoded by the exons ATGGAGGAAACAAATAATTCACAGCGACCCTCTACAACAACAGAGGAAGAAGCAACTTTCACAGGAGGCCCGAGTTACTCGCTCCCTTGCtctctttcaaatatttctggAGTTTTAAATGGCTCTCAACCAGAGAGGGGCAATTCTCCTGAGATCCAACGACGGCCTCAGCGACGAGACGACTTAATGGAACAACGATCACCGAAAACTTCCAATTTCTTTGATGAAAATGATCAATCCAAGTTTTCCGAAGACTTTGGTCGATGTTCCCTTCAGTCTCGTATTCTGCCTCTGGAGGATGTTCGCAGCGACGATTCTCCAA ATTGTTACTTCTATCTATTCAAAAGATGGATAATAGGGAGAGATTGTCTTGAGCATGCTCTTTACATATTTCCCACTGATAAATTCAATGAG GTTTATCCAAAAGTAAAGAGAGATGAGGCTCTTGTGAAACATGGCACTGAATTCCCATTTAGTGAGGCCCAAAAGTTTGGTGTTCTCCATCAACAATTTGAAATCACAGACAATGTGAGTCTCAAGTTTGAACTGGTGAATGGTCATTACTTCTCAATCATCAGCGAAACACAG AGAAAAGCTACCCTATCAGATATTCTTTCTAAAAGCAGAGAAAGGACCTTTTGTGGATATTCCGTGCCAATTGTAATCAAATGTCACGGTGCTAAATGTCGTCGGCATACTGACCAAGTAAAGGCAACCATTGAATCTGGGCAAAGATCTCTAGAAATCTATTTCCCTGTTTCA GTGTCACACTTCCATCTCCTGTTGCTATTGAGCACTCAGTCTGGAATGCTCACACAAGCTGGATGA
- the LOC136917833 gene encoding uncharacterized protein → MAVLRLNVAVLFCCFLVAVEPRICLYNQFILESESGNVTCMDCLPCPRGSGLSPECGTRLKYHNRKVVCEACVLGKTYSAHEDESSCEPCGTCAEHQTVVKNCTLFSDSQCNDTCSKGFYFEDLTGDCQPCSWCCSDRSSTAVRSGCKDMPLYKQCDVNTARRCKPKCQSDHYVVPGSKGGGHCENCNVCPPGTSPFPECGSVVENTELVICKSCIEGLTFSDNYGTSQCKPCTRCSVGQKEVLPCNLTNDRVCSDCDKGFYRDVNVTRECKPCSACCNDDKDVHIGKCAEQKMPKNFQCSQANRVGSVCQSESNKEPKFKSLVPVFIATSVTAGFVIVLLVSMYYCRLKFRRHKTITSHQSLALLLACEEESSDTRFEDPTVSGLQETLCFEKAGVNLQFSDPESFVKDGQGIRSKICWDKALSVSLPSHEIQLSPVVQFYPHGSKLSKPVHATIPHSALMDSNHGWSIGLKSFSLKSGPKIGWKEEIVDKIHDNEVSFYMDCLLSYVVVGTPVYKSSKGTKKRFQCAVFGDKEGKVGQDYTVYLYLIDDCEASLEKLTQDERSKGMTLLGSPLSIYVEAGFETDVKIAIKQLCGGWKIAPTNPQVITHKSIRESYRTFPCAEILFQHDDARNRDFRCNIELTADDTTIQIYAITSIKEDPFLRYMESRKGQQHEMVTGRGKCDPTISNSEKSLLHLCELPEDVTHTVIEKLNQSLQHSSNWQQLAERLDTTKEHVEHFPGRNPSEQLLQYLQTKRPRITVREFAQVLQDTGHSDAVESLRSFASSMT, encoded by the exons ATGGCGGTTCTTCGTTTAAACGTTGCTGTGTTGTTTTGCTGTTTCCTCGTTGCA gttGAACCAAGAATATGTCTCTACAATCAGTTCATCCTTGAATCAGAATCAGGAAACGTGACTTGTATGGATTGTTTGCCATGTCCACGTGGATCTGGTTTGTCTCCAGAATGTGGCACAAGACTCAAATACCACAATAGAAAAGTGGTGTGCGAGGCATGCGTACTTGGCAAAACATACTCTGCTCATGAAGATGAAAGCTCCTGTGAACCTTGTGGTACTTGTGCTGAACATCAAACAGTGGTAAAGAACTGTACTTTGTTCTCGGATTCTCAGTGCAATGATACATGTTCTAAGGGGTTTTACTTTGAAGATCTGACAGGCGACTGTCAGCCCTGCTCCTGGTGCTGCTCAGATCGGAGTAGTACGGCGGTAAGAAGTGGTTGCAAGGATATGCCACTTTACAAACAGTGTGATGTGAACACAGCAAGGAGGTGCAAACCAAAATGTCAAAGTGATCATTATGTTGTTCCTGGAAGCAAGGGTGGGGGGCACTGTGAAAACTGCAATGTTTGCCCTCCAGGAACATCACCTTTTCCTGAGTGTGGTAGTGTGGTTGAAAACACTGAACTAGTTatatgcaaatcctgcattgaAGGCTTGACATTCTCAGACAATTATGGAACAAGTCAATGCAAGCCATGCACTAGGTGTTCTGTTGGACAAAAGGAAGTACTTCCTTGTAATCTGACCAATGATAGGGTGTGCAGTGACTGTGATAAAGGGTTTTACAGAGATGTCAATGTCACTCGTGAGTGTAAACCATGCTCTGCATGTTGTAATGATGACAAAGATGTGCACATTGGAAAATGTGCAGAGCAGAAGATGCCTAAAAATTTCCAGTGTAGTCAAGCCAACAGAGTAGGAAGTGTATGTCAATCTGAAAGTAACAAAGAACCAAAGTTTAAGTCTCTAGTACCTGTCTTTATAGCAACCAGTGTGACTGCTGGATTTGTCATTGTACTATTAGTATCAATGTACTACTGCAGGTTAAAATTCCGCAGACATAAGACCATCACATCACATCAATCACTCGCCTTGTTACTTGCTTGTGAAGAAG AAAGTAGTGACACTAGATTTGAAGACCCAACTGTGAGTGGCTTGCAGGAGACTTTATGTTTTGAAAAAGCTGGTGTCAATCTCCAATTTAGCGACCCTGAAAGCTTTGTTAAAGACGGTCAAGGAATCAGATCAAAAATATGTTGGGATAAAGCATTGAGTGTTTCATTACCAAGTCATGAAATTCAGCTCAGTCCTGTAGTCCAATTTTACCCTCATGGCTCAAAACTGTCCAAGCCAGTCCATGCAACAATTCCACACAGTGCATTGATGGATTCTAACCACGGATGGAGCATTGGACTGAAAAGCTTCTCGTTAAAAAGTGGACCAAAGATTGGTTGGAAAGAGGAGATAGTGGACAAAATCCATGATAATGAAGTGAGCTTTTATATGGATTGTCTTCTCTCCTATGTCGTTGTGGGGACACCAGTTTACAAGTCCTCAAAGGGTACAAAGAAACGTTTTCAGTGCGCAGTCTTTGGAGACAAAGAAGGCAAAGTTGGTCAAGACTATACTGTATATTTGTACTTGATCGATGACTGCGAAGCTTCATTAGAG AAACTAACGCAAGATGAAAGATCTAAAGGCATGACTCTGCTGGGTTCTCCTCTGTCAATCTATGTTGAGGCTGGTTTTGAGACTGATGTGAAAATAGCAATCAAACAACTTTGTGGTGGTTGGAAAATCGCGCCCACAAATCCTCAG GTTATAACTCACAAGAGTATAAGGGAATCCTACAGGACATTTCCATGTGCAGAGATACTATTTCAGCATGATGATGCACGAAATAGAGACTTTCGGTGTAACATTGAACTGACAGCAGATGACACAACAATCCAAATCTATGCAATCACTTCAATTAAAGAG GACCCATTTCTGAGGTACATGGAGAGTCGCAAGGGCCAACAACACGAGATGGTTACTGGGCGGGGTAAATGTG ATCCCACCATTAGCAACAGTGAGAAGTCATTGCTTCATTTATGTGAACTTCCGGAGGATGTAACGCATACTGTAATTGAAAAGCTGAACCAATCACTCCAACATTCAAGCAACTGGCAACAACTTGCAGAAAGGCTAGATACCACAAAGGAGCATGTTGAACATTTTCCTGGTAGGAACCCTAGTGAGCAGTTACTCCAATACCTTCAGACAAAGAGACCGCGCATCACTGTCAGAGAATTTGCACAGGTTCTTCAAGACACTGGACACTCTGATGCTGTTGAATCCCTGAGGTCCTTTGCATCAAGCATGACTTGA